A single region of the Mesoaciditoga lauensis cd-1655R = DSM 25116 genome encodes:
- a CDS encoding MFS transporter — protein MAKILKKRLPLLLSTFFRITSTAGISVVLQLYMADLGASLLEIGSMSSLRGLATIIFSPIWGSLSDKHGRKRYLLISSLISLLVLLFYPSASTPLLIIILVSIFAAANSGFTPIATALSSENSKRRGVEISFFNTAISIGNFTSKIMIGFTLLIISVKTSLWIFILIFTISVIPLFWIKERNNHRDTKKRKLFFNMEDMKLMRESNLWSIYVGTFLRQFGVNGMLSIAAVYMVYGVKLSPFMVGFLASLNPLVQIFSILFFARMAEKKRNSKPSILFGMFFSVLSLLFFAVWKSPLGIASAYSCLGLGYGAFISGTTTYISFAVSSSLRGKFMGLFTSARSVGVVLGSLTAGMMSQLFGYENAFLVMCTLVLSAFFMILFFFKEKVNI, from the coding sequence ATGGCTAAGATTTTGAAGAAACGTTTGCCACTTCTATTGTCAACCTTTTTTAGAATAACATCTACTGCCGGCATTTCTGTTGTTCTACAACTTTATATGGCCGATCTTGGTGCCTCACTTTTGGAAATTGGAAGTATGTCTTCTTTAAGAGGTTTAGCAACGATCATATTTTCGCCAATATGGGGTTCGTTATCGGATAAACATGGAAGAAAGCGCTATCTTTTGATATCATCACTTATTTCTCTGCTTGTGCTTCTATTCTATCCATCCGCTTCAACTCCCTTGCTTATCATAATTCTTGTTTCAATTTTTGCGGCTGCAAACTCTGGATTCACCCCAATAGCCACAGCACTTTCATCCGAAAATTCCAAAAGAAGAGGAGTTGAAATTTCCTTTTTCAACACGGCCATTTCAATTGGAAATTTCACTTCAAAAATCATGATAGGATTCACCTTGCTAATCATATCAGTTAAAACATCCTTGTGGATCTTCATATTGATATTTACCATAAGCGTTATTCCGCTATTTTGGATTAAGGAAAGAAACAATCACCGCGATACGAAAAAGAGAAAGTTGTTTTTCAACATGGAAGACATGAAACTTATGAGAGAGAGCAATTTGTGGAGCATATACGTGGGAACGTTTTTAAGACAATTTGGAGTAAACGGCATGTTGTCAATAGCCGCCGTGTATATGGTTTATGGTGTAAAGCTTTCTCCATTCATGGTTGGTTTTCTGGCGAGTTTGAACCCATTAGTGCAAATATTTTCCATTCTCTTCTTTGCGCGAATGGCAGAGAAAAAGAGAAACTCAAAACCATCTATTCTTTTTGGAATGTTTTTTTCAGTGTTATCACTTCTATTTTTTGCCGTTTGGAAAAGCCCCCTTGGCATAGCATCAGCATACAGTTGTCTGGGACTAGGATATGGAGCTTTTATTTCAGGAACGACAACTTACATTTCCTTCGCAGTTTCCTCAAGTTTGAGAGGGAAGTTCATGGGCCTTTTCACATCCGCACGTTCTGTGGGAGTGGTGTTAGGATCCTTAACGGCCGGAATGATGTCTCAGCTCTTTGGCTATGAAAATGCCTTTCTTGTTATGTGTACCCTCGTACTTTCCGCATTTTTTATGATACTTTTTTTCTTCAAAGAAAAAGTGAATATATGA
- a CDS encoding restriction endonuclease, which translates to MSRLKKEFYRFEERGDGKEFEEFLAHLFKACGWKVTTPTPSTNASDQGIDLILDSKVAVQAKHYTNSTGNKAVQEVMSGLIYWKKHGFPHLKWKAVVTTSYFTHQAIELAKSGNVVLKEGIDIEELLNGKLSKKWILKMPKRFLEE; encoded by the coding sequence TTGTCAAGATTGAAAAAAGAGTTTTACAGATTCGAAGAAAGAGGCGACGGCAAAGAATTTGAAGAGTTTCTTGCTCATCTTTTTAAAGCATGTGGATGGAAGGTAACGACACCTACTCCTTCTACAAATGCTTCTGATCAAGGAATAGATCTAATACTGGATTCTAAAGTGGCAGTTCAAGCCAAACATTATACAAACTCAACAGGTAACAAAGCTGTTCAAGAGGTAATGTCGGGGTTGATTTATTGGAAGAAGCATGGTTTTCCACATCTTAAATGGAAAGCCGTGGTTACGACTTCCTATTTTACCCATCAGGCTATTGAACTTGCCAAAAGTGGGAATGTGGTTTTAAAGGAAGGAATAGACATAGAAGAATTGCTAAACGGCAAGCTTTCAAAAAAGTGGATTTTGAAAATGCCAAAAAGATTTTTAGAAGAATGA
- a CDS encoding 1-phosphofructokinase family hexose kinase, translating into MIFTLTLNPSLDRYLYVDELKEDDTMRVNKVEDYAAGKGIDVSRVIKEIGGTSVAICPLGGENGEKISFLLDDELVLYAGIRVKKETRMNVLVQTKEKQYRMSLPGPTLSDKEFSMITSMLDATLREGDTLVASGSLPLGFSPETYYEITNLAKSKGANVYVDSDGENLKAALRAHPTGIKPNIYELSRLAGKEIKNEAEILEVAKHISKEYGVKDVLITLGKEGAIALCEGKAYKLFPIDVEVLSAVGAGDAFLAGFVYKRNSSLDEALKFALAASTATVMTPGTMLCLKKDVDRLLKKAKISQIY; encoded by the coding sequence ATGATATTCACGTTGACGCTCAACCCGAGTCTTGATAGATACCTTTACGTTGATGAGCTAAAAGAAGACGACACAATGCGAGTGAACAAAGTTGAAGATTACGCTGCTGGTAAAGGTATCGATGTTTCAAGAGTGATAAAGGAAATTGGAGGTACATCTGTTGCCATCTGCCCTCTTGGAGGCGAAAATGGAGAAAAGATCTCTTTTTTGCTTGATGATGAGTTGGTGCTATATGCCGGAATTAGAGTAAAAAAAGAAACCAGAATGAATGTGCTCGTACAGACAAAGGAAAAACAGTACAGAATGAGTCTTCCTGGTCCTACTTTATCCGACAAGGAATTTTCTATGATCACCTCTATGCTTGATGCGACTTTAAGAGAGGGGGATACCCTTGTGGCCAGCGGTAGCCTTCCTTTGGGCTTCTCTCCTGAAACGTATTACGAGATCACCAATTTGGCAAAATCAAAGGGAGCTAATGTTTACGTCGATAGCGATGGAGAAAATCTGAAAGCAGCACTCAGAGCCCATCCAACCGGGATAAAACCGAACATTTATGAACTTTCCCGTTTGGCAGGTAAAGAGATAAAAAATGAAGCTGAAATCCTGGAAGTGGCAAAACATATAAGCAAAGAATACGGTGTAAAAGATGTGCTTATAACCCTTGGAAAAGAAGGAGCAATAGCTTTATGTGAAGGAAAAGCCTACAAGCTCTTTCCAATAGATGTTGAAGTGTTGAGCGCTGTCGGGGCTGGTGATGCGTTTCTAGCAGGATTTGTTTACAAGAGAAATTCTTCTTTGGATGAAGCCTTGAAATTCGCACTAGCAGCAAGCACGGCAACTGTCATGACACCCGGAACAATGCTCTGCTTAAAAAAAGATGTTGATCGATTGCTTAAAAAAGCAAAAATCTCTCAAATATATTAA
- a CDS encoding DEAD/DEAH box helicase, which translates to MNDFSSMNLSHETEKALKSMGFETPTPIQSMTILPLIEGKDVIGQAQTGTGKTLAYSIPAVEKVVGNNKNPQVLILCPTRELAIQVSKVINNLLKYKKEANSVVIYGGQRIDFQIRAIKRGAQIVVGTPGRIMDHMRRKTLNFKDVKMLVLDEADEMLNMGFIEDIKAILEKLPFQKQSALFSATMPKTILNLSEKFQKNRQFLKVPNQKLTVENTKQLYFKIRESDKTTLLSRLLVMRNPHSAMVFCNTKKKVDELVSALKSIGFQADAIHGDIKQMSRDRVMNDFRNKHTKILVATDVAARGIDVENVEMVINYDLPQYHEYYVHRIGRTGRMGKKGYAYTFVTEREFGKLQMIKRYAKIEIEKAKIPSLKDVQRTRAKSLSKDIMKIIDEGDLEKYEAMVEIMTEENYSTLQIAAALLKMVAKTSELDNPILKRKIDQDFKKEKRVRSFNFGKSNSKGRKYSSRTFKRRTRA; encoded by the coding sequence ATGAATGATTTTAGTTCCATGAATTTATCTCACGAAACAGAAAAAGCGCTGAAAAGTATGGGCTTTGAGACCCCCACGCCTATTCAATCAATGACAATTTTACCTCTAATAGAAGGGAAAGACGTTATCGGTCAAGCACAAACCGGCACGGGAAAAACCCTTGCCTATTCAATACCAGCAGTCGAAAAAGTTGTGGGGAACAACAAAAACCCACAAGTTTTAATACTTTGCCCCACCAGAGAATTGGCAATACAAGTTTCAAAGGTTATAAATAACCTTCTGAAATACAAAAAAGAAGCTAATTCCGTGGTTATCTACGGCGGACAAAGAATAGATTTTCAAATAAGGGCCATTAAAAGAGGTGCTCAGATTGTCGTAGGCACTCCTGGAAGAATCATGGATCACATGAGAAGAAAAACACTCAACTTTAAGGATGTAAAAATGCTGGTTCTAGACGAAGCGGATGAAATGCTGAACATGGGTTTTATAGAGGATATAAAAGCGATTTTGGAAAAGCTCCCATTTCAGAAACAAAGTGCTTTGTTTTCAGCCACGATGCCAAAAACTATCTTGAATTTGAGCGAAAAATTCCAGAAAAACCGACAGTTCTTAAAGGTTCCCAATCAAAAATTGACGGTGGAAAACACAAAACAGCTTTACTTCAAAATTAGGGAAAGCGACAAAACGACGCTTCTTTCGAGGCTTCTGGTCATGAGAAATCCTCACAGTGCCATGGTTTTTTGCAACACGAAGAAAAAAGTGGATGAACTTGTTAGCGCTTTGAAATCCATTGGTTTCCAAGCCGATGCCATACACGGGGATATCAAGCAAATGTCTAGAGACCGTGTCATGAACGATTTCAGAAACAAACACACAAAGATCTTGGTCGCGACGGATGTAGCAGCCAGGGGAATAGATGTGGAAAACGTGGAAATGGTTATAAACTACGACTTGCCCCAATATCACGAATACTACGTTCACAGAATAGGAAGAACAGGGCGCATGGGAAAGAAAGGGTACGCTTACACCTTTGTAACGGAAAGGGAATTTGGCAAACTCCAGATGATCAAAAGATACGCTAAGATAGAAATAGAGAAGGCAAAAATCCCATCTCTTAAAGATGTTCAAAGGACAAGGGCAAAATCTCTTTCAAAAGACATCATGAAGATCATCGATGAAGGCGATCTGGAAAAATACGAAGCTATGGTTGAGATAATGACTGAAGAGAACTATTCCACACTTCAAATAGCCGCCGCCCTTTTAAAGATGGTTGCTAAAACTTCGGAATTGGATAATCCGATCTTAAAAAGGAAGATAGATCAGGACTTCAAAAAAGAAAAAAGGGTTAGATCTTTCAACTTTGGAAAAAGCAATTCCAAAGGGCGCAAATACTCTTCCAGAACTTTTAAAAGAAGAACACGCGCTTAA